CCAGCCAAGGCCCTCGCTGTGAACTGGTTTTGGCCCAACTTCATAttcaaatcaacaacaatgtTCGACTTAAAAGCAATTCAGATGTGGTCCAATCGCATATTCCGGGTCTATATTCAGCAAACCTTGCTAACTACTTTAGATTTGCAGGCACATATCTCCAGCACGAAGCAATAACCACTTGAGAATTAGAAGCAACGAAAAGAGGGCAAGGCGAGCAACACCAGGGTCTATACTTGGATAACTGTCCCAATAGTGAACTGTGTGTGGCTCTTCATCATCAACAAagtatattcaaaaaaattggTGTATGTTTTGctgttttaacatttaaatatggttCAAACCAAACCGACTTCAGATCCGGCTTATGCGACAGGTTCGCCAcatttgcaaacattttttaaataatattttgcaaatttgcTCGTTATGTTTTTTGCTGAAGGTAAAATTGCGCCTGGGCTTAAAACACTGCGATTGGAAAATCGATTGAGTTCTAATGCAAGTGAACCGAGTCGAGTTCCTGAAAACTTCTGCTACGAGTGAGGCGAACCGAAACTAAATAGTGACAAGATAAACGAATGGAACTAATAATGGAACTAATACACAATGGCAATCAGCCATATCATTTCTAGAGCAATACTTGTGGGTACTTGGAAACTTGGCTGGCAGTTGCTTTGCTCATAATTGAAAGGtagctaaaaaaaacaaaacaaaaaaaaaaaataacaacagcagcagcaacaacaacaacaactgaaagaCAGACAGCAGAGACAAgttacaaattaatttcactttctttgctgcatttgttgcttgctgcctgttgcttgcggcacgttgtcttttttttttcatcacACAAAATTGGCTGTCTTGCCATTGTTAGAGAGGGGGGAGACTGGGCGAGACTTGGGGGAGACTGCGCAGGTTTATTGACTGCGCACATGCGGCAACATGGTTGCCTGTGCAATTACGAGctcttgttgccgttgttgttgttgtcttttgcgCCTCAATGGGCCGCACTTGGCCCAGGGGGCTGGGCCAGGCACCCAGTGCCAGCGATCCAGCAACAATGCAACAACGCAACAAGAAAGCCGCCcagcattggcattggcacaATGGCAAATGAAGGAGCCGTCCACACAGTGGCAGCCAGCTACAGGGTTGACACTGACACTGACACCGACAGCGACACCGACTCTGCAGCAACTCTGCATTCCATGCACTTGTGGCACACATATTTTCACCCAGCAATTAAAGTGCTGGCATGATTGAAGGCGAGCCCCGCACCTCAAGCCCAAACTCCACGAACAGCAGGCGGCAACTAAAATATtgacaaaatgttgcactGCAGCACTTGACAACCACCATTTACTATATCTCTGAACAACAATTTGTCTTAACTCATTTTTACTGTTGTTAGCCTTTAGCCGGGGTTTGGGTCAATTTCACCCGAAAGCGTGGAAATGTCCCAGAGAGAGGCTGTATCCAACTTCTTTCTTGTCGATTATACGCTTGGCCTAAAACTTATTCTCAAATATCTTTGTTTATTCGAGAGGTTTCTCACACTTTTCGCGAAGTCCATCCCTCCGGTCGGATTTGAAACATAATATTGTTATCCTATATCATAAAGGTGCCAGCCTTTAGCTTGGATTTTGGATACTTCCACCCGAAAGCGTGGAAATGTTGCGGGAAAATGCATCCGCTATGCCTCAAACTTATTCTTACACATCTTTGTTACACTCCAACCTTTAAAAGTAAACCTGATGAATTCAGGTTTCAGCGATTTTCGAAATTCCACCAGCAACTGTGGAAAAGTTGCAAAAATCGGACTCAACAAATAGTTTGTTTACTTTCCGATTAGCCTTAAACTTGAAATCTTTTCTGAAAGTTCATTTGATTTcacgtgtttcacacttttcgccATTTTCACGGTCGGGAATTTGGCTGACTTGAACCGAGCGAAGCTGCAAAATGCCAGCCAGTGTAGACATTTATATTAGCCTGGGCTCATCAAAATTTCTAGAAATTGCAATCGAACAATGTCCATAAATCAGATAAATTACATtcagatatatttatttagtttttcatcattttaaatattcataatgAATTTTGCTTGACATAGTTTCTAAGTTAAGAGCCTCTAATGAGAATTTTCATGCAACTACATATTTgagtatttataatttcaatttacgtttagttaaattcaaaatacGGATATGTATGCCCGATTCGTTTAAGTACGTGTTCACTGTATGCTAATactgtataatatttaaatgtctAGAAGAccaatttgtataaatagaCACCAATTAAAAGTGTTTGCGACGACCGTCCTTTTCTAAGCTGCATATGCGACTATCATTTTACAATTATGTCTTGCATAAATCGTTTTGATCTGATTATGTTAGGGAATGATAAACATCTGTTGTATATTCTAATAAAAGATGCCTcatagtatacatatatgatttataaattgtaatatattaaaaatcgtACTCTTGAATTTGCTACGTTAAAGTTGGAATGCTGAGACGCGTCCTGCTTAgttaaagaataaaaaatataacaattatcTGATatcataattgaaattttgtcTCTTAAGTcaacatacatttatatatttaatttgcgaAAATCCATAGACAAATTGATTTTAGAACCATTTCAGGTATTAATCTCATAGATTCTGGGTCAATTGAAATATATgagtatacaaattaattttataaccATTTCAGGTATTAATCTCATAGATTCATAGTCAAATAGAGACTCAGATCTTTAGATCTTTTAAAAACCATAGTTCGAGTTAGGGCTTTAGCACGTTCTTAGGTTTTAATTGTGTTTGCAATCTATTCGTATTGCATTATAATTTCACagtataatttaaatttgtacattTAGTAATACATAGATCCACAAAGTCGATGCGAAAAAAAACCCCCTGTAAACTAGATATTCTTGTCTGTTCTATACTCAGATAGGTTAGCTATAAACCTATGCTCagatagaaaataaataaataaaatgtttaaataaatatatgcaagctGGTCTAAGATCATGGCAAAGTTAGTACGATATCTAGAAAAATACAATATCTGTAGCCGATAGACCCGATTGGTCTGTATCGAGATCCAATAGTCTTTGGACATATTCAACGGATGGACAACGAGCTGATACCACAGTGCGATTGGCAACCATCTCGTTGAACTCTTTGGCAATATTGGAGCGCAGCCTGAGCAGTTTTTCGCCCAATTCTGTGGAGAGCCGAATGCGCAGCCAGGTGTCCAAGCGCAGAACAGAATAATCAACCGGATTGTATTCATCGACAGGATCGAGTATACCCGGTACGAATGGATCCAATTTGGCCACCTTGCCGCACTGGAGGGCCACCATCAAAGTGCTGACTAGCGTGGTATGCTCAATGTGCGAGACGAGGGCAGCTGTGCGGTTCTTGTCCACGTATAGAAGCCACTCGCTCAAGGTGCCTCTTATCCTTTTGGCGAAGCACAAGGGTAAACATGAGTTCCTCGAGAGTTGAACACGCGGATCGCCTTCGGCTATGAGGCGCGAATTCTTTGTACGATCGACGTAAACAATTCGTGGATAGAGCCCGGCAGTCAGGGCCAGACGTACCATATTCAAGTTGTGGTCATATTTGGTGGCCGACCTCATGTCCACAAATTTGATCATGCGCATCAGGGTGAGACGCAGCGTTTGCACCGCCGAAACGAACAGATCCATCGACTTGCGACACAAAAAGTGCTTCTCACAAAACTTGTCCATTTCACGGCTGCCCCTGTTGTCGGCGCACATGTACTCATGATACAGCTGGAGTATGCCAATCGAATCGCTGCACGCCTCGAGGCTAAAGAAATCACGGGACTTGCGCTGTTCACTGCGTGCATTACGATCGGTGGGCAGGACAAACGGATCGCGCACCGAGTAGTAGGCGGTAATGATGCTCATGCTGCCCACGCATTGGTAATAGATGCCGTAAACCAGACACTTGCCCAGCTGCACATCCAGCGGCAATTCGGCTATGATGTGACCCAGCGGTGTGACGCTCTCGTTCGCGTCATGGAGCACATCCAGCAGCTTTAGCTTGGCGCAAGCTTGGGCAATGGCAACAGGCTGCGGGCGGTCCAGGGCCTGCGACAAGAAATGTTCGATCGCCTTGTTTGGGGCGGCTATCTTGGCCAACAGGCAGACCTCATCGAGTGTATGGCGCAATATCTCCGGCACTGTAAAGCGATTGAAACGGTGATACTGATTGCTGCTATAGAGGCGATAGCATATGCCATCTTTGCGACGACCGGCGCGACCAGTGCGCTGCTGAGCATCCGCCTGGGATATCCAAGTGCAGGCCAGATGCGAGGCGCCGGTTGCCGGATCGTAGGTCTTCATTTTGACACGGCCCGTATCGATAACATAGAGCAAATCGGGAATGGTGATCGAAGTCTGGCCAATGTTTGTGCTCAGCACAATCTTGAGTTGCACATTTGAATATTCACGAAAGACATCCTTCTGCCTCTGGCTATCGACCTGGCTGTGCAGCAAcattatcttgaccaaatccATTGGCAGAGAGTCAACCAGCTGATCCATCAATTTTGTCATATCCTGATAGCCGGGCAGATAGACAATGACGGCGCCCTTCGTGCCCATCACCAGCAGCACCTGCAGCAGGGACACAATCAGCGAATTGTCTATTTCCTGGTCGTATATATTATGTGCAATCGAATAGGCCTCCACGAGCTCATCCGCTTCGGCGTCGGTCTTGTTGCCCAGCACACGTGCCATCTGAGGCGTCATATAGCCGGTCATGTGCAGTATGTTCTCCAGCGAATAGATGCGCACATTGAAGCTGCGTCCCTCCACATCCAGGACGGGAGCATTGCCAAAGTATTTGGACAGCGCCAATATATCCATTGTGGCCGACATTAATATCAACTTGAGCGACTTGTTGCGCTCCAGCTCTAGTTTAATGGCCAGCAAAAGAAAGTCTGTGTCCAGATCGCGATCGTGTACCTCATCAATGACTAGATGTGTGGTGTTATTAAAGAACTCGCcgcttttcatggccagcgtGCGCAACAGGCAGCCACTTGTGGTCAATGCCAGAAccgtgttgctgctgcacttgcCTGCATTCAAGTATAAATATTGGGATTAGGAATATTGGGAAGCATTGTGGATTAGAATACTTACTCTCCATACGTATAATATAGCCCACGGTGTCGCCTAGCACCTCGCCGCGCTCCTCGGCAATGCGCCCGGACACGTTAATGGCGGCAATGCGCCGCGGTTGGCTAACCACAATGCGTACAGACTGATTCGATGCGGCTGCCTCCTCCAGCAAATACTGCGGCAATTGGGTGGACTTGCCCGAGCCCGTGGCACCGTTCACAATCAGTACCTTCAGAAGAGAAGCCAATTGAGCCAATGCATTGCTGGGTACGATGGGAAATGCGACTTACCTGCGACATTTCGAGCAGCTCGAATATTCTTTCGCGCTTCGTAAATATGGGAAGATTACGGCGCTCGTCGTCCAGATCGCCGCAGATACTGCGAGGGATCGGGGGCACACGTGGAATGCCCACTAGGCCGCCGTTTTGGATAGTTTGCTCGCGACGCTGCGGTTGAATGGGCTGTGACCGTCTGCGGCTCAAGTCCTTGAGGGCCATATCCAAGACAGTGCCAAATTGCAGTGACACGGCCAGCTTGACATCTTCGAGACGCATATTCAGCTTCGTGGTAGCACCGCGACTCAGGGTCAGCACCCGTTCGCCGTTGTTGCTGCGACTGCGCGTTTTTAGACCGTTCTGTCGGGCGAACTGGTGAATTTCTTTGCGCTCCTGATTGCTCAAGCCAACTATCTCCTGCGACACGTCGTCGCTTCTTAAAAAATTGAGCACAGTTTGCTGCAGCATTTGTAGCTCCCCGAATGTCAGTTTTTTCTGCTCGGCCTTGTCCGATTTGTCACTCGATTTTGACTTTTGCTTGGATTTCGATTTCGGTGCTTGTGTGGGTTGCACGGCGCCCGCCTCCTCACCTGCATtattcttgttcttgttcttgcgACGGCTTCTGCCGCTCTTTGACTTTCGGTTAGTCATCCTGCCACAATTTCAATACCTTTCCAACTAACTGACTGTCGCTTTGtgaaaagcaagaaaaaacGAACGAAGCAAATCGCTTCGACTGGCGACTAAAATATAGTATTTACTGCCGGCTGTCTGGCAACCGAAATGTCATAGCAGCTAGCCTTTAAGCGGATGCAAGCGATTAGATTCAATCGATTGTTGCTTCGCAGCGTGCTTGCATTGGATTTCGCAAAAAGTTAAAATGCAGAGCTACAAAGCTTTTTCAAAGCTTTTATTTTGGCCGACAACAAAAGCTTAACTGTTAACAATTCAATATGCAATTTCTTCATGAAATATAATTTCTGCGATAAATTAAGATATAAGCAGCCAGACAGCTGacaaaaatatcaattatGATAGGTAATTACCTAATTAAAACGCCGTTATTAATTTCatgataataattaatttatacaaaaaaaaaattgtgcttTCATAACCTAATTTTCACACTATTTCGGCATTTGAATGCTATTTGTTTACTAGTTTATCGCTTATATTAGGTTTTTGTTGCTCCTCATCGCTGCTTTCCTCACTGTCGCATTCATCCGAGTCGAGATCCGAATCACCCTCCCCGTCACCGTCCCCATCCTCATCTTCGTCTTCGTCCTCATCGTCGTTGTAATCATCGTCCTCTTCGGCGAGATTCAGCTGCTTGATCTTCTCCAGCAGCTCCTCGCGCGTATGCCTGACGCGCGTCGCCTTCTCTTGCGCCTCCCGCTCCTCGTCATCAACCGGCTCCTCGGTCTCGGTCTCCTGCTTACGTCCCTTGGCCATGAAGCGGAGAAATGCACGTCGCTTGCGCTCTGGAAAAGATTTTATCAGCCGGTCCATTTCGACCTGCAGCTGTTGTTCCTCCTGAGGCGTTGGCTCTGGCGCTTCGATTGCCACCTCGTCGGCGCTCTTCAGGCACTTCGCGCACACATGGTCCTTCACAGCACAGTCCCGACAGATGACATGGTAGGCCTTGCGCACAGTGCGCTGTTGGCAGCGGGCACAGGTCTTTGCCTGGGTCAGGGGCTTGTACTTTTTGTATTTGATCTTCCACTCGATGACCTCCTTGCAGCGTTGGCAGACCGTCGATACGTGCATCTTATTCAGTCGTATCTGCTGTGGCGTCTTGTCATGCAAGTCGTTTTTGAATACATGAcgatttttgtgtttttgggcACGTGTGCGACTTGCGTTCCCGCGTTGTGTACTCATGCTCTGTGGCGGGATAGTAAGAATCAAATGTAATTGATAAAATGTATAGTTTGTTTGCCCAGCAATAAAGTTCTGCTGCTGAACTTACAATTAATGGCCCCTAGGTATAtttcgtttattaattttacaaaatgttttggtaCTGGACTGGTGCAGAcagaaagttatcgataacactaAGTGCTTACTCAATTTGGTCAAATCAGCTAGATGGCAAACATGTGCGTGGCTGCGATAAGAAGCTGACTGCTATATATGTAAGCGTTCAAGACAATGTTGCTGTCGAAAAATGTTACTACCCAAAATTTATTCAGTATGTAAAATATGCCTATATATTTTGTCGTTCATTTCGGTGTTCTTTAATATatgttgacaaaaaaaaaacatatttttggtatatttacGTTGTTTAAACAACCTGGTCACACCTGTTTGCATTTAGGGTTTGACATGCGCGCAAGCTGCTTGCTATGAGTGCGACACAAAAAGCTGTCGATTTGTTAAAAGTTAGGCGCTAAAAGTGTGTGAGGGTGCAAATTAAAtagattaatttatttagtaaTATATTATATCTTTATTATTTCAGACGCTCAACAAGTTGGCAACGCTCTCATGCAGACGCAATGCGCGATCTCAAGCAGCGCTTGTTCGATCTATTGCGGTCTGGCGGAATATCCGTcggagacaacaacaacaacaacaacagtaatgCCAgcggtaacaacaacaatggcgtACCAAACATGCAGATCCTACCGCATcatcaactgcagcagcaacattctCCTCTCCACCCAATGCCAAAGCCGAAAAAATTGCATGAATATACTGCGGCCGATTGTAATGCGGCCTTTTTGCGTAAATATCATGAACTGAGCATTAGCAGGGCGAAGGAGAGGGACAGGGAGcgggagctggagctggataTGGAACAGAATGGGGCCTCAAATGTGATATATTTCAACGAGAACCTATCGATGACCAGCAAATACAATGTACGCCAGTTTCCGCTAACGCGCTACCCCTCCTGCCCGCTGAGCGGATTCGGCATGTCGCCGCCTCGCGCGGATGGCAGCGCGGGCAGCAGCCTGGCCGAGGATACGGAGAGCGATAGATACAATTTCTGCTCGGATGAGGATCAGAGCAGTAACGCACACACGCTCAAGCTGCGCTGCCACAAGCTGCACATGGATACAGATGCGGAGGCAGGGGCGGACGGCGACCTCGATGACGAGGATCACGCTGAATCGCAACTGGACTCATTCTGCACGCTCTGCACCTCCACGTTCAGCTATAACAAATGCTGCCGCTACTGCGACAACTCACTCTGCGGCTCCAAATGCAATTCGGAGCGCGGCTCCCATGCGAGCCGCCTCAGCTGCAATCGCGCCAACTACGGCCCCATCGATGCTGAGCTCGACTTCAATGGCCAGCTCCTGCATCAGCATCCGCACCATCATCAGCAACGCTTTGGCGGCAGCTCCAAATTGTTCACGGCCCAACAGCAGCCAGTTgccgcagcagcggctgccatCAGGTACTGTCCAtactactatatatacatagcatAACTAGGATCAGCTTCTATATAACCTCGAAATTCGTACACACATATAACTGAAGCATACTTTATATCTTATTGCTCTAAAAACTATGATATTGTCAATCGATTCGTCCGACTTCGTAGCCATCGCCCACTTTGTAGAAATATGATTTATACATTTGCTTCATTTCCGATCCATACTAAGGGTATATTAGTCCGATTTGATACGATCAGTTAGATATATGTTAGGACTGCAAAGCCAAGACCTGCAACCCAATTCACTCGCTTAGGTTTGCTGCCTGCAGCTGATTTCCCTCAATGTTGAGCCAATGTCTTGGTTCAAATCATGATTTGTCATATTTTGCAATATGTTAATTGCACGTTCTACTGAATATATTGTCTATCGTAAATATATTCACATGGAAGTTGCGTGCTAAAGTCGACCTCTGCCCAAAGTTGACATCATCCAAACATGGTTAGATAAGTGCCATGGTTTGGGCCCAAAGGCTTTTGAGGCTGAGGTCTTCATCGAGATTTTGTAAGCCAATGTTTAAAAACTCAGTTTGGTTCGGTTTTATGAAAAccaatttgttttatagtaaagtcaatttaaatcaattaaaacataaataactATCGGATTCTTGATAAACATAGGAAATACCCAACCATTCACCATTTTGCCGCTGCACGCTTTCAATGAACTTGCCGCAAAGTTGGCGATATCGAACACCTTTGCAAAGCGCTCAATTATGAGTTTCAACAtaattatcatcatcatcatcatcatcatcatcatcatcatcataatcattaataatattgttgCTAATGAAGTGTTTTGAAAACACTTTTCAATTGCATCGCCAATTAGTTGAGAAATTAGATGCGATTTTGACTGATTGCATTTGAATGAGTCTCGAATCAAAAGAGCAACAAACTAAGCttgaaccgaaccgaaccgaaccgaactaAACCGAACCAAATTCAGgctaaaaaataatacataattaGCTTAAGCCAGGCGAAGAGCGGGCAGCTGAGGAGCAGCtaactatatgcaaaatatacacacatatatgcacatggcatatatgtgtgtgtgtatctttatttattactatatAAACGGTATGTATCTTACACCTGAGCGGCAGAAGCAACGTTATTTCCGTTAGACAGCGAGTCGAACAAAGGCAGCTGCCCATCTGCCCAGGTGCCTAGAAGCGCATGACGCGGGCTGCGGCCATAAAAAGCATTCAAAAACATAAACTCGATTGAATAAAGTTAacttaacaagtaagagtgttCCACTCGAAAGTGCTCGACTAGCTGATATCCTGTAGTTTGTCTTGGAAATGCTCTTAAGCATAGTTTCAAACACCAGCCTCTTACATTCAGAGAGAAAATAGGCCCAACTCCAAAATA
This window of the Drosophila virilis strain 15010-1051.87 chromosome X, Dvir_AGI_RSII-ME, whole genome shotgun sequence genome carries:
- the LOC6636157 gene encoding uncharacterized protein codes for the protein MTNRKSKSGRSRRKNKNKNNAGEEAGAVQPTQAPKSKSKQKSKSSDKSDKAEQKKLTFGELQMLQQTVLNFLRSDDVSQEIVGLSNQERKEIHQFARQNGLKTRSRSNNGERVLTLSRGATTKLNMRLEDVKLAVSLQFGTVLDMALKDLSRRRSQPIQPQRREQTIQNGGLVGIPRVPPIPRSICGDLDDERRNLPIFTKRERIFELLEMSQVLIVNGATGSGKSTQLPQYLLEEAAASNQSVRIVVSQPRRIAAINVSGRIAEERGEVLGDTVGYIIRMESKCSSNTVLALTTSGCLLRTLAMKSGEFFNNTTHLVIDEVHDRDLDTDFLLLAIKLELERNKSLKLILMSATMDILALSKYFGNAPVLDVEGRSFNVRIYSLENILHMTGYMTPQMARVLGNKTDAEADELVEAYSIAHNIYDQEIDNSLIVSLLQVLLVMGTKGAVIVYLPGYQDMTKLMDQLVDSLPMDLVKIMLLHSQVDSQRQKDVFREYSNVQLKIVLSTNIGQTSITIPDLLYVIDTGRVKMKTYDPATGASHLACTWISQADAQQRTGRAGRRKDGICYRLYSSNQYHRFNRFTVPEILRHTLDEVCLLAKIAAPNKAIEHFLSQALDRPQPVAIAQACAKLKLLDVLHDANESVTPLGHIIAELPLDVQLGKCLVYGIYYQCVGSMSIITAYYSVRDPFVLPTDRNARSEQRKSRDFFSLEACSDSIGILQLYHEYMCADNRGSREMDKFCEKHFLCRKSMDLFVSAVQTLRLTLMRMIKFVDMRSATKYDHNLNMVRLALTAGLYPRIVYVDRTKNSRLIAEGDPRVQLSRNSCLPLCFAKRIRGTLSEWLLYVDKNRTAALVSHIEHTTLVSTLMVALQCGKVAKLDPFVPGILDPVDEYNPVDYSVLRLDTWLRIRLSTELGEKLLRLRSNIAKEFNEMVANRTVVSARCPSVEYVQRLLDLDTDQSGLSATDIVFF
- the LOC6636158 gene encoding uncharacterized protein C9orf85 homolog, yielding MSTQRGNASRTRAQKHKNRHVFKNDLHDKTPQQIRLNKMHVSTVCQRCKEVIEWKIKYKKYKPLTQAKTCARCQQRTVRKAYHVICRDCAVKDHVCAKCLKSADEVAIEAPEPTPQEEQQLQVEMDRLIKSFPERKRRAFLRFMAKGRKQETETEEPVDDEEREAQEKATRVRHTREELLEKIKQLNLAEEDDDYNDDEDEDEDEDGDGDGEGDSDLDSDECDSEESSDEEQQKPNISDKLVNK